A window from Dysidea avara chromosome 2, odDysAvar1.4, whole genome shotgun sequence encodes these proteins:
- the LOC136247992 gene encoding uncharacterized protein: MTEIFDGLSMIEDPITEENPFETSSEVPKMEVVTKRLLNEEKKITERESVGGRAVLLSDQHPRNSKVIRCYHYHKLGHVLRNCVERIQAEKKAKKENHAKEKAFKVKEKQYDSDGSDSESTGLVMVTLKLQQNKRNCKRHDVLYVPKLSYNLLSVFKATEFGKMVQLVESSCKIVNASTQKVVSTATGVGSLYYLDCQVSSQQVNAADSGSKKEQVWH, encoded by the exons ATGACAGAGATTTTTGATGGACTGTCAATGATCGAAGACCCAATTACTGAAGAGAATC CTTTTGAGACCAGTTCAGAAGTTCCTAAAATGGAAGTGGTTACAAAGAGATTGCTGAATGAAGAAAAGAAAATAACAGAAAGGGAAAGTGTTGGTGGCAGAGCAGTTTTATTAAGTGATCAACATCCTAGAAACAGTAAAGTGATAAGGTGTTACCACTACCACAAATTGGGCCATGTTCTAAGGAATTGTGTAGAGCGTATACAGGCAGAAAAGAAAGCCAAGAAGGAGAACCATGCCAAAGAGAAGGCATTCAAGGTCAAGGAGAAACAATATGATAGTGATGGCTCAGATAGTGAGAGCACTGGTTTAGTTATGGTAACGTTGAAGCTGCAACAGAACAAAAGAAACTGTAAACGTCATGATGTGCTGTATGTACCAAAGTTGTCATACAACTTGTTGAGTGTATTCAAAGCCACAGAATTTGGAAAAATGGTACAGTTGGTTGAAAGTAGCTGTAAAATTGTGAATGCAAGCACACAAAAAGTGGTTTCAACTGCAACCGGAGTAGGAAGTTTATATTATCTTGATTGTCAAGTTTCTAGTCAACAGGTCAATGCAGCCGACAGTGGTAGTAAGAAGGAGCAAGTGTGGCATTGA